The Vicia villosa cultivar HV-30 ecotype Madison, WI linkage group LG1, Vvil1.0, whole genome shotgun sequence genome includes a region encoding these proteins:
- the LOC131633181 gene encoding calmodulin-binding receptor-like cytoplasmic kinase 3 isoform X1 encodes MDYTVLYLVILLQLLQFSTIFGSEVVLQTKDCGYNRVVANSYSSHGEELFYINGNVVNKDGFCKALKLYSANGCDVNEYFESNHCVLDLDLDVSFVNLPSKGGRKLLQKDLNDNSTTQGDSKPVSSYQVGIFAGGALLACCAIVCPCFYAKRRKATAHTVLEKDSNSRHAMNSEEKKVDLASSFEPSVSDKIPSSPLRVPQSPSRFSMSPKLSRLQSLHLNLSQVSKATRNFSETLQIGEGGFGTVYRANLDDGLVVAVKRAKREHFESLRTEFSSEVELLAKIDHRNLVKLLGYIDKGNERILITEFVPNGTLREHLDGLFGKILDFNQRLEIAIDVAHGLTYLHLYAEKQIIHRDVKSSNILLTERMRAKVADFGFAKLGPVSNDHTHISTKVKGTVGYLDPEYMKTYHLTPKSDVYSFGILLLEILTGRRPVEMKKTPEERVTLRWAFRKYNEGNMVELLDPLMQEAVKTDIVMKMLDLAFSCAAPVRSDRPDMKAVCEQLWAIRADYLKSSSETARRE; translated from the exons ATGGATTATACTGTTTTGTACTTGGTGATATTGTTGCAATTGTTGCAATTTTCAACAATTTTTGGGTCTGAAGTTGTTTTACAGACTAAGGATTGTGGTTATAATCGGGTGGTAGCGAATTCGTATTCGAGTCATGGTGAGGAATTGTTTTACATAAATGGGAATGTTGTGAACAAAGATGGTTTCTGTAAAGCTCTGAAATTGTATAGTGCGAACGGTTGTGATGTGAATGAATACTTTGAGAGCAATCACTGTGTTCTGGATTTGGATTTGGATGTTTCTTTTG TGAATTTGCCTTCAAAGGGAGGAAGGAAACTTTTGCAGAAAGATTTGAACGATAATTCCACAACACAAGGAGATTCTAAGCCTGTGTCAAGTTACCAAGTTGGGATTTTTGCCGGTGGAGCTTTATTGGCATGTTGTGCTATTGTTTGTCCTTGTTTCTATGCTAAGAGAAGGAAGGCAACTGCTCATACTGTTCTGGAAAAGGACTCAAATTCAA GACATGCTATGAATTCGGAAGAAAAGAAGG TGGATTTAGCTTCTTCCTTTGAACCATCTGTTTCTGATAAGATCCCATCTAGTCCACTTCGGGTGCCACAAAGTCCATCAAGATTCTCAATGTCTCCGAAACTCAGTAGACTTCAATCATTACATCTCAACCTCAGTCAGGTTTCTAAAGCTACCCGTAATTTTTCAGAAACATTACAAATAGGAGAAGGAGGTTTTGGAACTGTCTACAGGGCAAATTTAGATGATGGCCTGGTCGTGGCTGTAAAACGCGCAAAAAGG GAACATTTTGAGAGTTTGAGAACAGAATTCAGCAGTGAAGTTGAACTTCTGGCCAAAATTGATCATCGAAACCTGGTGAAACTACTTGGTTATATTGACAAAGGAAACGAACGTATCCTTATTACAGAGTTTGTGCCAAATGGTACTCTTCGAGAACATTTAGATG GTTTGTTTGGAAAAATCCTGGATTTCAATCAGCGTCTTGAAATCGCAATCGATGTTGCTCATGGATTGACCTATTTGCATCTGTATGCCG AAAAACAAATTATCCATCGAGATGTGAAATCATCCAACATTCTTCTGACTGAAAGGATGCGAGCTAAAGTCGCTGATTTTGGATTTGCAAAGCTTGGTCCTGTAAGCAATGACCATACACACATTTCTACCAAAGTGAAGGGAACAGTTGGTTATCTGGATCCTGAGTATATGAAAACCTACCATCTCACTCCCAAAAGTGATGTTTACTCATTTGGAATTTTGCTTTTAGAAATTCTGACTGGCCGCCGTCCTGTGGAAATGAAAAAGACTCCTGAAGAGCGAGTTACATTAAGATGG GCCTTCAGGAAATATAATGAAGGAAATATGGTGGAACTGCTTGATCCTTTAATGCAAGAAGCTGTAAAAACAGACATTGTTATGAAGATGTTAGATTTGGCATTTAGCTGTGCAGCACCAGTA
- the LOC131633181 gene encoding calmodulin-binding receptor-like cytoplasmic kinase 3 isoform X2 yields MDYTVLYLVILLQLLQFSTIFGSEVVLQTKDCGYNRVVANSYSSHGEELFYINGNVVNKDGFCKALKLYSANGCDVNEYFESNHCVLDLDLDVSFVNLPSKGGRKLLQKDLNDNSTTQGDSKPVSSYQVGIFAGGALLACCAIVCPCFYAKRRKATAHTVLEKDSNSMDLASSFEPSVSDKIPSSPLRVPQSPSRFSMSPKLSRLQSLHLNLSQVSKATRNFSETLQIGEGGFGTVYRANLDDGLVVAVKRAKREHFESLRTEFSSEVELLAKIDHRNLVKLLGYIDKGNERILITEFVPNGTLREHLDGLFGKILDFNQRLEIAIDVAHGLTYLHLYAEKQIIHRDVKSSNILLTERMRAKVADFGFAKLGPVSNDHTHISTKVKGTVGYLDPEYMKTYHLTPKSDVYSFGILLLEILTGRRPVEMKKTPEERVTLRWAFRKYNEGNMVELLDPLMQEAVKTDIVMKMLDLAFSCAAPVRSDRPDMKAVCEQLWAIRADYLKSSSETARRE; encoded by the exons ATGGATTATACTGTTTTGTACTTGGTGATATTGTTGCAATTGTTGCAATTTTCAACAATTTTTGGGTCTGAAGTTGTTTTACAGACTAAGGATTGTGGTTATAATCGGGTGGTAGCGAATTCGTATTCGAGTCATGGTGAGGAATTGTTTTACATAAATGGGAATGTTGTGAACAAAGATGGTTTCTGTAAAGCTCTGAAATTGTATAGTGCGAACGGTTGTGATGTGAATGAATACTTTGAGAGCAATCACTGTGTTCTGGATTTGGATTTGGATGTTTCTTTTG TGAATTTGCCTTCAAAGGGAGGAAGGAAACTTTTGCAGAAAGATTTGAACGATAATTCCACAACACAAGGAGATTCTAAGCCTGTGTCAAGTTACCAAGTTGGGATTTTTGCCGGTGGAGCTTTATTGGCATGTTGTGCTATTGTTTGTCCTTGTTTCTATGCTAAGAGAAGGAAGGCAACTGCTCATACTGTTCTGGAAAAGGACTCAAATTCAA TGGATTTAGCTTCTTCCTTTGAACCATCTGTTTCTGATAAGATCCCATCTAGTCCACTTCGGGTGCCACAAAGTCCATCAAGATTCTCAATGTCTCCGAAACTCAGTAGACTTCAATCATTACATCTCAACCTCAGTCAGGTTTCTAAAGCTACCCGTAATTTTTCAGAAACATTACAAATAGGAGAAGGAGGTTTTGGAACTGTCTACAGGGCAAATTTAGATGATGGCCTGGTCGTGGCTGTAAAACGCGCAAAAAGG GAACATTTTGAGAGTTTGAGAACAGAATTCAGCAGTGAAGTTGAACTTCTGGCCAAAATTGATCATCGAAACCTGGTGAAACTACTTGGTTATATTGACAAAGGAAACGAACGTATCCTTATTACAGAGTTTGTGCCAAATGGTACTCTTCGAGAACATTTAGATG GTTTGTTTGGAAAAATCCTGGATTTCAATCAGCGTCTTGAAATCGCAATCGATGTTGCTCATGGATTGACCTATTTGCATCTGTATGCCG AAAAACAAATTATCCATCGAGATGTGAAATCATCCAACATTCTTCTGACTGAAAGGATGCGAGCTAAAGTCGCTGATTTTGGATTTGCAAAGCTTGGTCCTGTAAGCAATGACCATACACACATTTCTACCAAAGTGAAGGGAACAGTTGGTTATCTGGATCCTGAGTATATGAAAACCTACCATCTCACTCCCAAAAGTGATGTTTACTCATTTGGAATTTTGCTTTTAGAAATTCTGACTGGCCGCCGTCCTGTGGAAATGAAAAAGACTCCTGAAGAGCGAGTTACATTAAGATGG GCCTTCAGGAAATATAATGAAGGAAATATGGTGGAACTGCTTGATCCTTTAATGCAAGAAGCTGTAAAAACAGACATTGTTATGAAGATGTTAGATTTGGCATTTAGCTGTGCAGCACCAGTA